One window of Panthera tigris isolate Pti1 chromosome C2, P.tigris_Pti1_mat1.1, whole genome shotgun sequence genomic DNA carries:
- the EIF4G1 gene encoding eukaryotic translation initiation factor 4 gamma 1 isoform X3, with protein sequence MNKAPQPTGPPPAPSPGLPQHFYPSRAQPPSSAASRVQSAAPARPGPAAHVYPAGSQVMMIPSQISYSASQGAYYIPGQGRSTYVVPTQQYPVQPGAPSFYPGASPTEFGTYAGAYYPAQGVQQFPTGVAPAPVLMNQPPQIAPKRERKTIRIRDPNQGGKDITEEIMSGARTASTPTPPQTGGGLEPQANGETPQVAVVVRPDDRSQGAVIGSRPGLPGPEHSPSESQPSSPCPTPSPPPILEPGSEPNLAVLSIPGDTVTTGMIQMSVEESTPMPRETREPYCLSPEPTPLAEPILEVEVTLSKPIPESEFSSSPLQVPTPLASHKVEILPEPNGMVSSEDLEPEVESSPEIAPLPPPACPSESPVPIAPTAQPEELLNGAPSPPAVDLSPVSEPQEQAKEVTASVAPPAVLSATPAMAPPAASPAQEEEMEEEEEDEEEGETGDAEGEKGGEELLPQESTPVAAHLPQNLEAAAATQVAVSVPKRRRKIKELNKKEAVGDLLDAFKEVNPGVPEVENQPPVGTSPGLEPEGSSVPPRPEEADETWDSKEDKIHNAENIQPGEQKYEYKSDQWKPLNLEEKKRYDREFLLGFQFIFASMQKPEGLPHISDVVLDKANKTPLRPLDPARLQGINCGPDFTPSFANLGRPALSNRGPPRGGPGGELPRGPQAGLGPRRSQQGPRKEPRKIIATVLMTEDIKLNKAEKAWKPSSKRTAADKDRGEEDADGSKTQDLFRRVRSILNKLTPQMFQQLMKQVTQLAIDTEERLKGVIDLIFEKAISEPNFSVAYANMCRCLMALKVPTTEKPTVTVNFRKLLLNRCQKEFEKDKDDDEVFEKKQKEMDEAATAEERGRLKEELEEARDIARRRSLGNIKFIGELFKLKMLTEAIMHDCVVKLLKNHDEESLECLCRLLTTIGKDLDFEKAKPRMDQYFNQMEKIIKEKKTSSRIRFMLQDVLDLRRSNWVPRRGDQGPKTIDQIHKEAEMEEHWEHVKVQQLMAKGSDKRRGGPPGPPISRGLPLVDDGGWNTVPISKGSRPIDTSRLTKITKPGSIDSNNQLFAPGGRLSWGKGSSGGSGAKPSDAASEAARPATSTLNRFSALQQAVPTENTDSRRVVQRSSLSRERGEKAGDRGDRLERSERGSERGDRLDRSRTPATKRSFSKEVEERSRERPSQPEGLRKAASLTEDRDRGRDAVKREATLPPVSPPKAALSEEELEKKSKAIIEEYLHLNDMKEAVQCVQELASPSLLFIFVRHGIESTLERSTIAREHMGRLLHQLLFAGHLSTAQYYQGLYEILELAEDMEIDIPHVWLYLAELITPILQEGGVPMGELFREITKPLRPMGKAASLLLEILGLLCKSMGPKKVGMLWREAGLSWKEFVPEGQDISAFVAEQKVEYTLGEESEAPGQRMLSSEELSKQLEKLLKEGSSNQRVFDWIEANLSEQQVASNTLVRALMTAVCYSAIIFETPLRVDVAVLKARAKLLQKYLCDEQKELQALYALQALVVTLEQPANLLRMFFDALYDEDVVKEDAFYSWESSKDPAEQQGKGVALKSVTAFFKWLREAEEEESDHN encoded by the exons atgaacaaagcTCCACAGCCCACaggccccccacctgccccatccCCTGGACTCCCACAG CACTTCTACCCTAGCCGGGCCCAGCCCCCGAGCAGTGCAGCCTCCCGAGTGCAGAGTGCAGCCCCCGCCCGCCCTGGCCCAGCTGCTCATGTCTACCCTGCTGGATCCCAAGTAATGATGATCCCTTCCCAGATTTCCTACTCAGCCTCCCAAGGGGCCTACTACATCCCTGGACAG ggGCGTTCCACATATGTTGTCCCGACACAGCAGTATCCTGtacagccaggagccccaagcttCTATCCGGGTGCAAGCCCTACAGAGTTTGGAACTTATG cTGGCGCCTACTACCCAGCCCAGGGTGTGCAGCAGTTTCCCACTGGTGTGGCCCCCGCCCCAGTTTTGATGAACCAGCCACCCCAGATTGCTCCCAAGAGGGAGCGGAAGACC atccGAATTCGAGATCCAAACCAAGGAGGGAAGGATATCACAGAGGAGATCATGTCTGGGGCCCGCACCGcctccacacccacccctccccag ACGGGAGGCGGTCTGGAGCCTCAAGCTAATGGGGAGACACCCCAGGTTGCTGTTGTTGTCCGGCCAG ATGACCGGTCCCAGGGAGCAGTCATTGGGAGCCGGCCGGggctgcctggcccagagcacaGCCCTTCAGAATCCCAGCCTTCGTCACCTTGTCCGACCCCATCACCACCCCCAATCTTGGAACCGGGGTCTGAGCCTAATCTTGCAGTCCTCTCCATTCCTGGGGACACTGTGACAACGGGGATGATCCAGATGTCTGTAGAAGAATCCACCCCCATGCCCCGTGAAACTAGGGAGCCATATTGCCTCTCTCCAGAACCCACTCCCCTCGCCGAACCCATACTGGAAGTAGAAGTGACACTTAGCAAACCGATTCCAGAATCTGAGTTCTCTTCCAGTCCTCTCCAGGTTCCCACCCCCCTTGCATCTCACAAAGTGGAAATTCTGCCTGAACCTAACGGCATGGTCTCATCTGAGGATCTGGAACCAGAGGTTGAGTCGAGCCCCGAGATTGCTCCTCTCCCTCCGCCAGCTTGTCCTTCTGAATCCCCCGTGCCCATTGCTCCAACTGCCCAACCTGAGGAACTGCTCAACGGAGCCCCCTCGCCACCAGCTGTGGACTTAAGCCCAGTCAGTGAGCCACAGGAGCAGGCCAAGGAGGTTACAGCATCAGTGGCTCCCCCCGCCGTCCTCTCTGCCACTCCAGCTATGGCTCCTCCAGCTGCTTCCCCCGcccaggaggaggaaatggaggaagaggaagaagatgaagaagaaggagaaacaggAGATGCTGAGggtgagaaaggaggagaggaactTCTTCCCCAAGAGAGCACCCCTGTTGCAGCCCACCTGCCTCAGAATTTGGAGGCAGCAGCAGCCACCCAAG TGGCAGTGTCTGTGCCAAAGAGGAGACGGAAAATTAAGGAGCTCAATAAGAAGGAGGCTGTAGGAGACCTTCTAGATGCCTTCAAGGAG GTGAACCCAGGAGTACCAGAGGTGGAAAATCAGCCTCCTGTAGGCACCAGCCCTGGTCTGGAGCCTGAGGGCAGCAGTGTGCCCCCCCGGCCTGAGGAAGCAGATGAGACCTGGGACTCAAAGGAAGACAAAATTCACAATGCTGAGAACATCCAGCCAGGGGAGCAGAAGTATGAGTATAAGTCAG ATCAGTGGAAGCCTCTAAACCTTGAGGAGAAAAAGCGTTATGACCGTGAGTTCCTGCTTGGCTTTCAGTTCATCTTTGCCAGTATGCAGAAGCCAGAGGGATTGCCCCATATCAGCGATGTGGTGTTGGATAAG GCCAATAAAACACCACTACGGCCACTGGACCCCGCTAGACTTCAAGGCATAAATTGCGGCCCAGACTTCACTCCTTCCTTTGCCAACCTTGGCCGACCAGCCCTTAGCAACCGTGGGCCCCCAAGGGGTGGGCCAGGTGGGGAGCTGCCCCGAGGGCCG CAGGCTGGTCTGGGACCCCGGCGCTCTCAGCAGGGCCCCCGAAAGGAACCACGCAAGATCATTGCCACGGTGTTAATGACTGAAGATATAAAGTTGAACAAAGCAGAGAAAGCCTGGAAACCCAGCAGCAAGCGGACAGCTGCTGATAAGGATCGAGGGGAAGAGGATGCTGATGGCAGCAAAACCCAG GACCTGTTCCGCAGGGTGCGCTCCATACTGAATAAGCTGACACCCCAGATGTTCCAGCAGCTGATGAAGCAGGTGACACAGCTGGCCATCGACACTGAGGAACGCCTCAAAGGGGTCATTGACCTCATCTTCGAGAAGGCCATTTCAGAGCCCAACTTCTCTGTGGCCTATGCCAACATGTGCCGCTGCCTCATGGCG CTGAAAGTGCCCACTACAGAAAAGCCAACAGTGACTGTGAACTTCCGAAAACTGTTGTTGAATCGATGTCAGAAGGagtttgagaaagacaaagatgatgATGAGGTTTTtgagaagaagcagaaagaaatggaTGAAGCTGCTACG GCAGAAGAACGAGGACGCCTGAAGGAAGAGTTGGAAGAGGCTCGAGACATAGCCCGGCGGCGCTCTTTAGGGAATATCAAGTTTATTGGGGAGTTGTTTAAGCTGAAGATGTTAACGGAGGCAATAATGCATGACTGTGTGGTTAAACTACTTAAGAACCATGATGAAGAGTCTCTTGAATGCCTTTGTCGTCTGCTCACTACCATTGGCAAAGATCTGGATTTTGAAAAAGCCAAG CCCCGGATGGATCAGTATTTCAACCAGATGGAAAAAATCATTAAGGAAAAGAAGACTTCATCCCGAATCCGCTTTATGCTGCAAGACGTGCTGGATCTGCGACGG AGCAATTGGGTGCCACGCCGTGGGGACCAGGGTCCCAAGACCATTGACCAGATCCACAAGGAGGCTGAGATGGAGGAGCACTGGGAACATGTAAAAGTGCAGCAGCTAATGGCCAAGGGCAGCGACAAGCGTCGGGGTGGCCCTCCAGGCCCACCTATTA GCCGAGGCCTCCCACTTGTGGATGATGGTGGCTGGAACACAGTCCCCATCAGCAAGGGCAGCCGCCCTATTGACACCTCACGGCTCACCAAGATCACGAAG cCCGGCTCCATTGATTCTAACAACCAGCTCTTTGCACCTGGTGGGCGATTGAGCTGGGGCAAGGGCAGCAGTGGAGGCTCAGGAGCCAAGCCCTCTGATGCAG CATCAGAAGCTGCTCGTCCAGCTACTAGTACCTTGAACCGCTTCTCAGCCCTTCAACAAGCAGTACCTACAGAAAACACAGATAGCAGACGTGTGGTACAGAG GAGTAGCTTGAGCCGGGAAAGAGGTGAGAAAGCCGGGGACCGGGGAGACCGCCTAGAGCGGAGTGAACGGGGAAGTGAGCGTGGAGACCGGCTCGATCGCTCTCGGACACCTGCCACTAAGCGGAGCTTCAGCAAGGAAGTGGAAGAACGGAGTAGAGAGCGGCCCTCCCAGCCTGAGGGACTGCGCAAGGCAGCTAGCCTCACGGAGGATCGGGACCGTGGGCGGGATGCTG tgaAGCGAGAAGCCACCCTGCCCCCGGTGAGCCCCCCAAAGGCTGCACTCTCTGAGGAAGAGCTGGAAAAGAAATCCAAGGCCATTATCGAAGAATATCTCCATCTCAATGACATGAAG GAGGCAGTGCAATGCGTACAGGAGCTGgcctcaccctccctgctctTCATCTTTGTGCGGCATGGCATCGAGTCAACACTGGAGCGCAGCACTATCGCTCGTGAGCATATGGGGCGGCTGCTGCACCAGCTGCTCTTTGCTGGGCACCTCTCCACTGCTCAGTACTACCAAGG TTTGTATGAAATCCTAGAATTGGCTGAAGACATGGAAATTGACATCCCCCATGTGTGGCTCTACCTAGCAGAACTCATAACGCCCATTCTGCAGGAAGGTGGAGTACCTATGGGGGAACTGTTCAG GGAGATTACAAAACCTCTGAGACCCATGGGCAAAGCTGCTTCTCTGTTGCTGGAGATCCTGGGGCTTCTATGTAAAAGCATG GGTCCCAAAAAGGTGGGGATGCTGTGGCGAGAAGCTGGACTCAGCTGGAAAGAATTTGTACCTGAAGGCCAGGACATCAGTGCATTTGTCGCTGAACAG AAGGTGGAGTATACCTTGGGCGAGGAGTCTGAAGCCCCTGGCCAGAGGATGCTCTCCTCTGAGGAGCTGAGCAAACAGTTGGAGAAGCTGCTGAAGGAGGGCAGCAGTAACCAACGGGTGTTTGACTGGATAGAG GCCAACCTGAGTGAGCAGCAGGTAGCATCCAACACACTAGTTCGGGCCCTCATGACAGCTGTCTGCTATTCTGCAATTATCT TTGAGACGCCCCTCCGAGTGGATGTCGCGGTGCTGAAAGCTCGAGCGAAACTGCTACAGAAATACTTATGTGATGAACAGAAGGAGTTGCAGGCGCTCTACGCCCTCCAGGCCCTTGTAGTGACCTTAGAACAGCCCGCCA ACCTGCTTCGGATGTTCTTTGATGCGCTGTATGATGAGGACGTGGTGAAAGAGGATGCCTTCTACAGCTGGGAGAGTAGCAAGGACCCCGCTGAGCAACAGGGCAAGGGCGTAGCCCTTAAATCTGTCACAGCCTTCTTCAAGTGGCTTCGTGAAGCGGAGGAGGAGGAGTCTGACCACAACTGA